Genomic segment of Campylobacter sp. MIT 99-7217:
CAGAAACGGAAAAATACGCTCATGTAACCTTCTTTTTTAATGGCGGAAAAGAAGATTTAGAAGTGGGAGAAAGTAGAATTTTAGTGCCTAGTCCAAAGGTGAAAACCTATGATGAAAAGCCTGAAATGAGTGCTTTTGAGGTTTTAGAAGCAGTAAAAAAAGGTATGGATAAGGGAGAGGATTTTATCGTTGTAAATTTTGCAAATGGCGATATGGTAGGACATACGGGCGATTTTAATGCTGCTGTGAAAGCTGTTGAGGCTGTTGATACTTGCCTTGGAGAGCTTGTGCAAAAGGCTAGGCAAGAAGATTATGCCTTTATCATTACAAGCGATCATGGAAACTGCGAGGCTATGCAAGATGAAAAGGGAAATTTACTCACAAATCACACAACCTTTGATGTCTTTGTTTTTGTCGAGGCAAAGGGTGTAAGCAAGCTAAAAGAGGGCTTAGGACTTAGCAACCTAGCTACTAGCGTGCTTAAAATTTTAGGACTTGAAAAGCCAAAGCAGATGAATGAGGCTTTGTTTTAAGGGCTTAAATTTACGAAATTAAGCTAAGATTATAAGAAATTTTACAAAGGAAGAAAGATGAAATTTAGTGGAAAAAATGTTTTGATCACAGGAGCTAGCAAGGGCATAGGAGCAAGCATTGCTAAGGTTTTAGCAGGTTTTGGCTTAAAGGTTTGGATAAATTATCGCTCAAAACCAGAACTTGCTGATAGTTTGAAGGCTGAGATTGAAAGTCTTGGAGGAAAAGCTGCTGTGATTTGCTTTGATGCAAGCGATGAAAAGGCTTTTGAAGAGGGCGTTAAAGTGATACTTGAAGCTGATTCAGAGCTTAGCTATCTTGTAAATAACGCAGGCATTACAGCTGATAAACTTGCTTTAAGAATGAGCCTTGAGGAATTTAACAAGGTGCTTAATACAAACTTAAATTCAGCATTTTTAGGGTGTCGTGAGGCTTTAAAAGCGATGAGCAAAAAGCGTTTTGGAGCTGTGGTAAATATCGCTTCTATCGTGGGAGAAATGGGAAATGCTGGGCAGGTAAATTACTCAGCAAGCAAAGGTGGAATGATTAGCATGAGCAAAAGCTTTGCTAAGGAGGGTTCAAGCCGTAATATCCGTTTTAACTGCGTAACTCCGGGCTTTATCAAAAGCGATATGACCGAGCTTTTAAGCGAAGAAGTTAAGGCAAGCTATCAAAAAAATATCCCACTTGGACGCTTTGCAGAGCCTGAAGAAGTGGCAAATGCGGTGGCTTTTTTGCTCAGTGATTATGCAAGCTATATCACAGGCGATACGCTTAAAATCAACGGCGGCTTGTATATGTAAAAAGAGCAAGTTAAAAGATATTTTATCTTTTAACTTAACAAAGCTAATTTCATGATATCAAGATACAAAATTAACTCCAAATTTGTAACGAATTGTCCTTACAAAAATATATTTTTTCTTAAGTTATAAAGGCTTATAAGAGGTGTTTTAAGGCTTCATTTGTTATAAAAATTTCACTGAGTAAATTTTGGAAAATAAATGTAAAATTTGGCTCATTAATTAATAAAGACTAAAATCTTCATTTCAAAAGGAGAATACAATGAATTTAAAAGATATAGAACAATTCCTAGATGAAAATGCCCCAGCGTTTTTGGCTACACTTGGAACATGCGGAAATCCTCGTTTGCGTCCTATGCAAAGTCCGCTTTTGTGGGAAAATAAAATTTATTTTTGCACAGCAAATACCAAAAATCTTTACAAGCATATCAAAGCACACAGCGGTATAGAGTTTTGTAGCTGTGCTAAAGATGGCACTTTTTTAAGACTTCGTGCAAAGGCTGTTTTTGAGGAAAATTTAGAAGTTAAAAAAGCTATGTTTGAAAAATATCCCTCAGTAAAAAATAAATATCAAGATATTAAAAATCCAACATTTGAGGTATTTTATCTTGATGAACTTAGTGCAAGACTTCAGTTTGTAAATGGAGAATTTAAAAGCTTTAAGCAAAACTAAAAAATACTCTTTAAGGATAAAAATCTTTAAAGAGCTTCTAAAAGATTATATTTTGTCTGCTAGCAAGGCAAAAGCTTACAAGTCAAGCCTTAAATTTAAAGCGTGTTGCCAAAACGCCGTTTCAAGACGCACGACAGAGTGAAAAATTTCACTTAACTTTTTAAATTTAGACTCATTAACCTGATCGCTATAAGAGTTTAAAAAGTCTTCAAATTCTTTTATCTCGCTTTGAAACTCAGCTCCTGCATAGGTTAAAATCCACTCTTTATAGGGGTGATTTTCTAAGCTTTTTTCCCCAAGCCTTTGATAAATTTCAGCACCTATCACTCCATAACCTATCGCACAAGCACTAAGAGCTGTAAGCATATCAAGAAAATCCCCATTTTGCCCCACACTTAGCATATAACGCGTGTAAGCGATATTTACAAGGCTTTCATCTTTAACGCTTAGTTTATCCGCCTCAATGCCAAGCTTTAAAATGCTCTTGTGAAGCTCAAGTTCGCCCTCAACGATATAGTTTTGAAATTTCATCGCAAAGCGAAGCTCCTTTGCGGTGTTTGCATTGAGTGCTAGCTGGGCATAGCATTTAGCATAATGAAGCAAATAAATATAATCTTGCTTTAAGTAAAATAAAAAATTTTCTTCTTTTAGGCTACCCTTTTCAAGCTCTTTTACGAATTCATGATGTAAATATCCGTCCCAAACCTTTGCATTTTCTTTAAGCAATCTTTGCCAAAGCATTGTTTCTCCTTGAAATTTCTTTGCAAAATCTTACAATAAAAAACTAAATCAAGTCAAAATTACTCTTTAAAGCCTTAAATTTAAACTTTCTTATGATACAATACCTTTTTCAAAAGGTAAGAACATGCGAGCTTTTAGTTCAAGAACAGCGAGTTTTACGGATTCTGTGATACGCAGAATGACAAGAATTTGCTTAAAATATGATGCTATAAATCTTTCTCAGGGTTTTCCGGATTTTGATCCTCCAAAGGCTATTTTAGATCGTTTGGCTGAGGTTGCTTACAAGGGTCCTCATCAATACGCCATTACAAGTGGAGCTAAAAATTTCAAAGAAGCTTTAGCTAAGAAACAAAGCCATTTCATGGGCATTGATATTGACCCTGAAAATATCCTAGTAACTTGTGGTAGCACTGAGGCTATGATGGCTACGATGTTAAGTATTGTTGATATTGGAGATAAGGTCATCGTTTTTAGTCCCTTTTATGAAAATTATGGTGCTGATGCGATTTTAAGCTCGGCTGAGCCTATTTTTGTGCCTTTAAATCCGCCTAAATTTAATTTCGATCCTAATGTTTTAGAAGATGCTTTCAAGCAAAATCCAAAGGCTATCATTCTTTGCAATCCCTCAAATCCCTGCGGTAAGGTTTTTAGCAAAGAAGAACTTGAGCTTATAGCTGGTTTAGCAAAAAAATACGACACCTTTGTGATCACTGATGAAGTTTATGAACATATCATCTTTGAACCCTTTGAGCATACTTATATGGCGTCTTTGCCTGATATGTTTGAAAGGACGATTAGCTGTTCTTCACTTTCAAAGACTTATTCTATCACAGGCTGGAGGCTTGGATATTTGATCGCTTGTAAGGAAGTGATCCAAAGAGCACACAAGGTGCATGATTTTTTGACCGTTGGAGCAGCAGCACCTTTGCAAGAAGCAGCCATAGTGGGCTTAAATTTCCCTGATACATACTATCATGATTTGCAAGTAAAATACACTCAAATGAAAGATATTTTTATCAACGGACTAAAAAGCTTAAATATCGAGTGTAACGAACCTGAGGGAGCGTATTTTGTCATGGTCAATATAGAAGAATTTGGCTATGAAAGTGATTTGAAATTTTGTGAGGATTTGATAGCAAAGGTTGGGGTTGGAGCAGTTCCCGGCTCTTCTTTTTTTAGGGAAAAAAATAATTCTTATATAAGATTTCATTTTGCAAAACAAGAAAAAACGCTTTTTGAGGCTTTAAACCGCCTTGAAAATATGAAAAAAATCATGAAAAAATAGGAACACAAATGGTTGAAGTAAAAAATTTAACTATGCGTTTTGGCTCTCATTTGCTTTTTGAAAATGTAAATTTAAGCCTTAAAAAGGGGCAAAGATACGGACTTATAGGAGCAAATGGGGCTGGAAAATCAACCTTTCTAAAGATCTTAAGCGGAGTGCTTGAAGCAAGTAGCGGAGAAATCGAATTTGATGCAGGCATTAAAAAAGCTAGCCTAGAGCAAGATCAATTTGCCTTTGAAGAACTAAGCATAATCGATGCTGTTTTAAGTGCAAATAAAAGGCTTTTTGAGGCTTTAAAAGAAAAAGAAAAACTCTATGAAAGCACTGAATTTACAGATGAAATCAATGAAAGATTAAGCGAGCTTGAGCTAATAAGTGCTGAAGAAGATCCAAATTATGACGCACCCACTCGCTGTGAAAAGCTTTTAAGCAGCTTGAAAATAAGTGATTTTAACGCCCCTATGAAAAGCCTTCAAAACACAGACAAGGTAAAGGTGCTTTTGGCTAGGCTTTTGTTTGTGGGTGCTGATGTGCTTTTTTTAGATGAACCTACGAACAATCTTGATTTGCAAAGCATTTCTTGGCTTGAAAATGAACTTTTAAGACATGAAGGAACCTTGGTTGTGATAAGCCATGATAGGCATTTTTTAAACCGAATTTGCACAAGAATTTTAGATGTGGATTTTAAAAATATAAGGGATTTTGCTGGAAATTACGATGATTGGTATATGGCTTCAACGCTTTTGGCTAAACAAGCTGAGTTAAAACGAGAAAGAGCCTTAAAAGAAAAAGAAGAGCTTGAAAGCTTTATAAGACGCTTTTCAGCAAATGCAAGCAAGGCAAAGCAAGCTACAAGTCGTCAAAAAGCCCTTGCAAAGATCGAACTTGAAGAGATTAAAATAAGCTCAAGAAGAGATCCTAGCATAGTTTTTAGGACAAATAGAGAAATAGGCAATGAAATTTGTGAAATAAAAGAACTTTCTAAGGCTTTTGATAAGGTTTTATTTGAAAATTTAAACCTAAAGCTTGAAAAAAATGATAAAATAGCCTTAATCGGTGCTTCAGGCGTTGGAAAAACGACTTTGGCTAAGATTATCGCAGGTTTGCAAACACCAGATAGCGGTGCTATACATTTAGGAGCGACCATAGAACTTGGATATTTTGCTCAAGATACAATGAACAAGATAAATGAAAATGTCAAGCTTTATGAATGGCTTATGAGTGAAAAGCACAAGGATTTAGATGAGATCAGAAAGTGCCTAGGGCGAATGCTTTTTAGTGGAAGCGATCAAGAAAAAATGGCTTTAAGTTTAAGCGGGGGCGAAAAACACCGCTTAATGCTTTCAAAGCTTATGCTTGAAAAGCCAAATTTCTTAGTGCTTGATGAGCCTGATAATCATCTTGACCTTGAAGCTATCATCGCACTCGGCGAGGCTTTGTATAATTTTAAAGGTGTGGCTATTTGCATAAGCCACGATAGAGAACTCATCAGTTCATTTGCAAACCGAATTTGGTTGCTTGAAAATGGCAAACTCGAGGATTTTCGTGGAACTTATGATGAGTATTTGCAAGGGAGAGAAAATGCGCACTTATAAAATTCGCTACACTGCTGGCTTTGGACACAACACCCAAAATCACAAAGGCTTTGGACCGACTATCTACATGGAAGAAACTATAGAGTATAAGAGCGATAAGGATTATTTTGATTATGTTGAATTTTATGAAACTTACTCAAAGATAGATGATACTTATTTTCATATCGCTTGGCTTGAAGATCGCCCTTTAACTCAAAAAGAAATCGAACAAAGAAATGCTTATAGAAAACTAAGAGATGAAAGATGTGAAAAAGCCAAACAAGAATACCTCAAAAACGCTGATATAGATCCTGAATACGCCCCAACTCATGGGGATTGATTACTTTAAAGGGGCTAAATTTAGCCCCTTTTTTAAATTTAGCTCTTTTTATTTTCTTGCTCGTATTTTTTGATGATCTCTTTTAAAGGCTTTAGATCATAGTTGATCACTTTTTCTTCAAATTTGGCTAAATATTCATCTATATTTTGTGGGGTTAAGATATGCTTTTGATCCCTTATAGCCTCAAGTTGCATAGAGTTCATATCAACATTATAATGCCCCAAATCCTTATAATTTCTTATATCATCACCATACGCCAAATCATCAAAGCCATAAACCTTGGCATTTTGATATTTGCTTGTTTCATTGACTATAAATTTAATCATTTGCTGATATTTTGCAAGATGATTTTCAAGCTTTGTGGCTTTATAGAAGGCTTTGTGATAGCTTGGGACTATAAGTTCAAATTGGATATGAGGATAAGCTTTGATATAAGAAAAAAGCTCCTTATTGATAAAATCCTCTTGTTTTTTTAAATCAAATTTCCTCACTTGGTTTTTAAAATCATCATTGGCATTTTTTAATAATTCTATATCATCTTTGCTTGGATATTTACCCTTAAACCAATTTTCAAGTCCTCCAAATCTTATAGCATTATCTTCAAAGCCTTCTATCCAGTTGTTAAAATTTTCTATCCTTCTTTTTGTTTTTCCTACACATTTTTCTTCTGTAGAATAAATTAGGGCACAAAAAATAAAATGTTTATGAAGATAAAATGCCATATTGTCTTTAAATGAGCCAAAAATTTGAGAACTTAACGAGGCTTCTAAAGGATCTATCAAAGCAAAGGCATCTAAAGAGCTAAGCACTCTTTGTATATTTTTATGTTTCAAAGCATAGTTAAAAATCACATTTCTATCACTAAAATGTGCTCCATTGATGGATAAATTTACCCATTTTCCGCCAAGCTTTGCCTCAGCTTCTTTAGGATCTGTATTTTGAAGCATGGAAGTTCCAAGTATAAGGCTATCAAAGTCATAATGATCGATTATATATCTTTCATGCAAGCGTTCTTTAAAGCTTAAAGCTCTAAAAAAGGGCTTATGAAAAAACATAGCAGGATCATAAACCCAAAGTAAAACGATAAAAGGTGCAAGCACGGTAAAGTTTAAAAACAAAACCCCAAAAACAAATTTTTTATAAACATTCATCATCTTGCCTTAAAAATTAAAATAAATAAATTCAGTATAAGTACTTGTCATCATACTAAGTAAAGCACTAAATAATAAAAGTGCGATAAAAATAGCCATTTTAAAACTTGCTTTGAAATTGTCTATTTTTTGAATGGAGTTTTTAAAAGCAAGGCAAAGTATGAAAGAAATGATCAAATAATACAAAAATTCATTATTCCCATCAAGCTTTGCAAAAAGTTCCCTAGTTCTCCACCATTTTTGTGGCAGTTCAACAAAACTTAGTCCAAACATGGATTTTAAGAGGCTTAGAGCCGAGCTTAAACTTTCGGCTCTAAAAAATATCCAAGCAAGACTTACGAAATTAAAGGTTAAAAACCAAGAAAAGATGATATAAATTTTGCTTTTTAAAAACTCTAGCTTAGCACCCTTGCTTTTTAAATGCTCAAGATAAAAACTATAAGCTCTATGAATAACCATAGCAAGACCATGCATGATCCCCCAGATCACGAAGCCCCAGCCAGCTCCGTGCCAAATCCCACTTAAAAAGGCTACGATGAAGAGATTGCGTAAATTGAGCCACTTTCCAAGGCGGTTTCCACCAAGAGGGATATAAAGATAAGCTTTTAAAAATCTTCCCAAAGTGATATGCCAAGTTTGCCAAAAAGTTTTTATGTTCAGTGCTTTATAAGGAGAGTAGAAATTTATCGGTAGCACGATACCAAAGAAAAGTCCAAGCCCTATAGCCATATCGCAGTATCCACTGAAATCAAAATAAATTTGAAAAGTATAGCTAAAAGAGCTTGCCCAAGCTTCGGCGATGTTTAAAACCTCTCCTTTTAAAGTTGCGTCAAAGCCTAAATTTGCATGCTTTGCAAAGGTGTCAGCAATGATTATTTTCTTAAACAAGCCTATGATAAAAATAACCAAGCCTTTTGCAAATTTTTCCCAGTCTAAAAATGTGGCTTTGGAGCTTAGCGTGCTGGCAAATTGGGGCATCATTTCTTTGTGATGAACGATTGGACCTGCGATGAGTTGAGGGAAAAAAGATATAAAAAGTGTATAGTCCAAAAAATCAATGCCTTGTTTTTTGCCCTCTTGCATGTCATTTAGCTTTATTTTAGCGTGAATATCTGCTAAAAAAGCAATTTGCTGGAAGGTAAAAAACGAGATCCCCAAAGGCAAGATGATGTGAGGTAAGGGGATATTAAAGTCTAAATTTAAGAGCTTTGAGAAGAGATTGAAATTTTCTAGAAAAAAATCTGTGTATTTGAAAAAGCCAAGCAAGGCGAGGTTAAAAACTATGCCAAGTATGAATAGGAATTTAGCAAGCCCCCCCCCCCTGTGAGCCTCGTAAATTCATGTTTGAGAGCAGTTTTAAGGCTAAAAAGTAATTCACAAGCACGGAAGCAAGCAGTAAAAACACGAGCTTAAATTCAAAATATCCATAAAAAAAGAAGCTTCCAAGCACCAAAAAAACTTTTGCCAAAATAAATTTTTTAAAATGCTTTAAAAGATAAAAGCCAAAAAGCATGATAGGCAAAAAGGCAAAGATAAAAACAGCTGAACTAAACAGCATTTAAGATCCTTAAAAATTTATACAAGCTATGATTATAACATAAAAAATCGTTTTTTGAAAATGGGCTAAAATTAAGTATTTTATCAATTTTTAGAAAAATTTTAAAAGATGCTAAATTTGGGAACAAAATTTGCTTGTAAATCTTTGCATATTTTGGAAAGGAGAAAAGACTATGCAAGTAAATTACAAAACCATAAGTTCCATGGAATTTGATGTTTTAAGCGGAACTTATAAAAAGGTCGATAAGGAAGTTGAAGATACTTCGGGTGCTTTGTTTGCTAATTTATTTGAAGCAGGCAAAGAAGAAAAGACAGAAGCTAAAGAAGCCTTGCAAACTTCTTCAAACACAGCTTCAAGCTCTTCAAATTCACTCTTTGACAATCTTGCTTCAAATGTGCAAACACTTCGTTTTAGACAAAACGAAAACGAGGTTTTAAAAGCTCAAGAAGAGCTTAAAAATGCGGATTCAAATCTTAATGATTTGCTTTCCTTAGTTTCTTAAGCAAAAGCCCTTTTTAAAGGGCTTTAAAAGAAATTTTCTATGCGTTTTCGCATGGAGTTTTCATCGTTTATTTGGTTGATCTCATTTCTAAAGCTTGTTGCAGCTTCATAGCCCTTAGAATACTCATGCAAATGCTTTCTAAAGATACTTATGCCTTGCTTTTTATAATGTTTAAGCATTTCTTCAAAATGCGTTAAAATGATCTGCTTTTTCAAAGCCTTATCCACACTTTTGCCGTTTTTTATCTCAAGAAAGATCCAAGGCTTGCCAATGCTTGCTCTTCCTATCATCAAGGCATCACATTTACTTTGGCTTAATGCTAAATTTGCATTTTGGGCGTTGATATCTCCATTTGCTACGACAGGGATATGAACGCTTTGTTTAGCCAAAGATATACTTTCCCAATCTGCCTTACCACTATAAAGCTCCTTTCTTGTGCGTCCATGAACGCTTACAAAATCAGCCCCAGCTTCCTCGCAAGCCTTAGCTATCTTATCAGGATATTTTTCATTAAAACCAAGCCTAAATTTAACACTTGTAAGTTGTTTTTTGCTGTATTTTTTGATAGTGCTAACAAGAATTTTAAGCTTTTGTAAATCTTCGAGCAAGGCAGAGCCTGCATTTTGCTTTGTTACCTTTGGCACAGGACAACCGCAGTTAAAGTCTATGCCGTCGATAAAGTCCATGTCATTGAGCATTAAAACGGCTTTTTTGATAACTTCTTCATCGCTTCCTGCAATCTGCACTATAAAGGGCTTTTCAAGCTCGGCTTTTTCAAGCATTTTAAGGGTTTTTGCACTTTCATACACAAGGGCATTTGAGCTGATCATCTCACTTATCGTTACATCAACGCCAAATTTTTTTACCACATTACGAAAGGGCAGATCACTAAAACCTGCCATAGGTGCTAAGAACAAAGGCTTTTTGCTAAAATCAATCATTGAATAAAGCTAAACAAATCAATCTTTTTCTTATGCTCTCTAGCAAGTAAAACTATCCTAAAATCCTGAAATTTGCTCTCATCATTTCCAAGCTCAAGCCTTAGCTCATCATACATAGAAAGTTCAGCCAAAACAAATAAATACGCCCTTAAAGCCTCTATGTTTTCATTTTTAAATCTTTTAAAAATGCTGATGATAGAATCAGGATTAAGCTTTTTAACGCCTATTTTAGCAATTTTTAAAAACTGCTTTTCATCAAAGGCATTGTCCTTCATAAAGCTTTCAAAATCAGTGCCATTAAGCTCTAAAGAACCCTCATCAAAACGCCTAAAAATAGCACAAATTTGTTCGCTATTTTTGCTTGCTTTTAAAGCTTTGATCTGTTCTAAATTTCCACTTGTTAAAACCTTATCAAAGGCTAAGATATCAAGTTCATCTTCAAGCTCTTTTTTGTTTTTGATCCTTGAATATGCGTAGTTTATGTCATTTAAGATATGATTTTTTTCATTAAGCAAGGATAAGGCGTTATCGCTTGGAAGTTTAAATTTTTTAAGATTAGCTGTTTTGGTTTCTTTAAGCTCACTTAAAATATCTAAAATTTCATTAAATTTATCAAAATCTGGAATTTTTTGATGTGTTAAAAGGCTGGAACTTAAAGCGGCTGCATTTTTAAATTCTTTCGTTTTGAAAAAAATATGACTTTCTTTTTGCAAGAGCAAATCAAGAGCAAAAAGTTCAAATTTCTTAGCATCACTAAAGAAATTTTTGTATTTTAAATACCTCAAAAGTCCGTAAAAACTCATATGCAAAACTGCTGCAATAAACAAAAGCACAACAGGAAGCAAGATCCAAACCACGACCGGCAAGACAATATCATAAGCTCCAAGCGTTAAGGTATAATCTTGAGAATTTACATTAAAAACAAAAGCTCCTAAAATGACGATATAAAGCAAGCTAGCAAAGATAAAAAGTTTAATTTTCATTTATAATCCTTTTGATTTTTCATATTTTTCACGGCAATTTATACAATACCTTGCGTGAGGCTTGATTTTAAGCCGTTCTATGTTGATTTCTTCTTCGCAACCCTCACAAATTCCGTAATTTCCTTTTTTGATCCTAAGTAAAGAATTTTCTATGTATTCAAGTTCTTGTTTGAGGTTGTGATCTATGGTTTCTTCTATTTGCGAACTTGCTGTGATAACTGAAAAATCAATGTTATCATTAGGTTCGCTGTTATAAAGATCTTCTATATCCTTGTTTGTTTGGTAAAGTTGGTTTAAAATTTCTTGTTTGCGACTTTCTAAAATTTCTTTAAATTTTTCAAGCTGTTTTGTGTCCATTTTCCTTCCTATTTATGATATGGGTGTTTGTATTTGATACAAAATCCACGATAAATTTGCTCTAAAAGTAAAATTTTTACAAACTGATGTGCTAGGGTTAAGCGACTTAAAGAAAGGGCAAGATCAAAGCTTTTGATAAATTCTTCTTCCAAGCCAAATGCCCCACCTATAAAAAATGAAAGTTCATTTTTGTCACTAAGTAAATTTGAAAACTCAAGGCTGTTTAGCTCTTTTCCTCTTTCATCAAGCACCACACAAAAGCCTTTTTTATAAGGCTTTAACTGCTCTTCATAACTTTTTTTAGCTTCCTTAGCTCCGATCTTTTGGGCATTAGCTATTTTGTTATTAAACAAAGAAATATCTTTTAAAAGAGCAAATTTAGAGATAAATTTGATGTATTTTTCTTCACTTTCTTTAAATTCTAAAGAATTTTTTTGTATGGAAAAGACATTGATTTGCAAGATTAAGCCTTAGAGAATAATTTTAAAAAATCACTAATGAACTGCTTTTGCTCGCTTCTTGGGACAATGCTATCGATTAACCCATGTTCAAGCAAAAACTCTGCTCTTTGAAAGCCCTCTGGCAGATCAGCACCTATGGTTTGTTTGATCACTCTAGCTCCTGCAAAGCCTACCAAAGCACCCGGTTCAGCGATAATGATATCGCCTAAAAAAGCAAAAGAAGCTGAAACCCCACCCATAGTAGGATCAGTTAAGACGCTGATAAAAGGAAGTTTTTCTTTGTCTAAAAGCTTTAGTGCTGCACTTGTTTTGCTCATTTGCATTAAAGAAAAGGTGCTTTCTTGCATTCTTGCTCCACCTGAAGCAGAAACGATAACAAGAGGAGTCTTAGCCATGATAGCTCTTTGAACAGCACGAACGATCTTTTCGCCCTCAACCGAACTTAAACTTCCTCCCATGAAAGAAAAATCAAAAACCACGAGCTGAGTTTTTATCCCATCTATCAAGCATTCTCCACTGATCACAGCACTTTTGCGTCCTGTTTTTTCTTCACTTTCGCTCAAGCGTTTTTTATAAGACTTACTATCGACAAAATTTAAAGGATCAGTTGCCTCTAAATCAGCGTCAAATTCAACAAAGCTTCCCTCATCACTAAGAACTTCTATCCTCTTTAGTGGAGAAATTCTCATATGAAAACCACATTTTGGACAGACATTAAGACAAACTTGAATTTCTTTATAATACATCAAAGCATGGCAATTATCACATTTTACCCAGTGATTTGGAGCTTCACTTGGGTTTGCTTGCTTGCGTCTGATACCTGAAAACATCTCTAAAAAGTTCATCACTCTACCTAAATTCTTTAATTATCAAAGTCTATTATAACAAAAAAACTTTATCTTTTTGCTTAGTTGCTAAAACCTTGTTCCTAGCGTGAATTCAAAGCTATTTGTATCATCATTTTCTTTAGCATTTAAAGCTTTTGCAAAGATGAGTTGCAAAGGACCGATAGGAGTAATCCACTCTATAGCAACACCTGTGCTATAACGATGAATACTCTCATGGACATTTAAATTTTCTTTGCCATTAATACCATAATCAAAAAACAAAGCCCCTCTTAACTTGATCCTATCTATAAGAGGAAAGGAAAGCTCAGCTGAATTAGTAAAAGCAATAGTTCCACCATATTCGTAACCATAGATATTTTTAGGGCTGACACTCCTGCTATCAAAACCACGGATAGAATTGATACCGCCTAGATAAATTCTTTGATTGATAGGTAATTTTCCTCTATCCCAAACCTTATAAAAATTTGCCTTATAACGATAAATCAAATCCACATTGATAAAATCTTTTAATCCTTGATAAAAATTAAAACTTGTACTTGAGGAAATAAATTTTTGATCTCCGCCAACTCCTGCAAATTCCAAAGCTGTTGAGGCGATAATCCCGCTTCTTGGCAAATAATAATCATCTGTGTTGTTAAAGCCTATGGACGGAGTAATAGAACTTTTTGTACTTCTTCCAAGCTCATAGCCTGTAGCTAAAAGAGTATCTGAAAGTGCGTAAATATCATCTTTTTCAAAATTATAAGTGAGTGCAGCATGATAATATCTTGCAAATTGGCGTCCTAAAGTTACATCAAAACCTCGGTTTTTTTCACTATAATTGTTCCAGTCATAGTCATTTGCATATAAATTCCCACCCAAACTAAACTGCGAATCCCTTAAACGAGGATTTGTAAGCCCTATACGACCTGAAAGCGTGGTATCACTTTTGTCAATGCTGATGATACTTTTCATTCCTGAACCAAAAATATTGCTATCAGATAAGGAAGCATTTAAAAGTAAGCCATCAGTTGAGCCATATCCAATACCTCCTGAAATAGATCCTGTTGAAGCCTCTTTAACCTCAACGATCAAATCAAGCTCAGTATCGCTTACTCTTTGTTCTTTTATCTGCACATCATCAAAATATGAAGTTCTTCTTAAGGCATTGCTTGATTCTGTAAGA
This window contains:
- the dksA gene encoding RNA polymerase-binding protein DksA: MDTKQLEKFKEILESRKQEILNQLYQTNKDIEDLYNSEPNDNIDFSVITASSQIEETIDHNLKQELEYIENSLLRIKKGNYGICEGCEEEINIERLKIKPHARYCINCREKYEKSKGL
- a CDS encoding 23S rRNA (pseudouridine(1915)-N(3))-methyltransferase RlmH yields the protein MQINVFSIQKNSLEFKESEEKYIKFISKFALLKDISLFNNKIANAQKIGAKEAKKSYEEQLKPYKKGFCVVLDERGKELNSLEFSNLLSDKNELSFFIGGAFGLEEEFIKSFDLALSLSRLTLAHQFVKILLLEQIYRGFCIKYKHPYHK
- the accD gene encoding acetyl-CoA carboxylase, carboxyltransferase subunit beta, yielding MNFLEMFSGIRRKQANPSEAPNHWVKCDNCHALMYYKEIQVCLNVCPKCGFHMRISPLKRIEVLSDEGSFVEFDADLEATDPLNFVDSKSYKKRLSESEEKTGRKSAVISGECLIDGIKTQLVVFDFSFMGGSLSSVEGEKIVRAVQRAIMAKTPLVIVSASGGARMQESTFSLMQMSKTSAALKLLDKEKLPFISVLTDPTMGGVSASFAFLGDIIIAEPGALVGFAGARVIKQTIGADLPEGFQRAEFLLEHGLIDSIVPRSEQKQFISDFLKLFSKA
- a CDS encoding MBOAT family O-acyltransferase, producing MLGFFKYTDFFLENFNLFSKLLNLDFNIPLPHIILPLGISFFTFQQIAFLADIHAKIKLNDMQEGKKQGIDFLDYTLFISFFPQLIAGPIVHHKEMMPQFASTLSSKATFLDWEKFAKGLVIFIIGLFKKIIIADTFAKHANLGFDATLKGEVLNIAEAWASSFSYTFQIYFDFSGYCDMAIGLGLFFGIVLPINFYSPYKALNIKTFWQTWHITLGRFLKAYLYIPLGGNRLGKWLNLRNLFIVAFLSGIWHGAGWGFVIWGIMHGLAMVIHRAYSFYLEHLKSKGAKLEFLKSKIYIIFSWFLTFNFVSLAWIFFRAESLSSALSLLKSMFGLSFVELPQKWWRTRELFAKLDGNNEFLYYLIISFILCLAFKNSIQKIDNFKASFKMAIFIALLLFSALLSMMTSTYTEFIYFNF
- a CDS encoding tRNA dihydrouridine synthase, translating into MIDFSKKPLFLAPMAGFSDLPFRNVVKKFGVDVTISEMISSNALVYESAKTLKMLEKAELEKPFIVQIAGSDEEVIKKAVLMLNDMDFIDGIDFNCGCPVPKVTKQNAGSALLEDLQKLKILVSTIKKYSKKQLTSVKFRLGFNEKYPDKIAKACEEAGADFVSVHGRTRKELYSGKADWESISLAKQSVHIPVVANGDINAQNANLALSQSKCDALMIGRASIGKPWIFLEIKNGKSVDKALKKQIILTHFEEMLKHYKKQGISIFRKHLHEYSKGYEAATSFRNEINQINDENSMRKRIENFF